Proteins encoded by one window of Punica granatum isolate Tunisia-2019 unplaced genomic scaffold, ASM765513v2 Contig00422, whole genome shotgun sequence:
- the LOC116190341 gene encoding uncharacterized protein LOC116190341, translating to MRPSGQQQSSDLLTSEARRPQQRLDKAKFGNLSLVIYQTSNLSYRPKAHLGRNKFSKEQLCLLDHFWVGLHTNPMDVKKLSHVVNCLAEYFAATPQGGYPFFVVLNGRMAGVFNTWTDVFDQIQDFPEAQWKGYHTLHEAFAVARSRIGLNYYVCPALRHYQDSSQEESTSQGFPGEQAMAELSCSSCQDNEETIKRLTYILDKQTSEEKKMIEESDRLQRELSAAKREIERLRVIERAYISTTLVPPQTQPSQAQTQTLAQMARPSQVSATTQLNAPMPHLLPCKRPRAKRSQDL from the coding sequence ATGAGGCCCTCAGGCCAGCAACAATCATCAGATCTTCTCACCAGTGAAGCCAGACGCCCACAACAAAGGCTAGATAAGGCAAAATTTGGGAATTTAAGCCTAGTCATATATCAGACCTCAAACCTGTCTTATAGACCAAAGGCTCATCTGGGCCGAAATAAATTCTCTAAAGAACAATTATGCCTGTTAGACCATTTCTGGGTTGGACTACACACTAACCCAATGGATGTAAAAAAACTTTCCCATGTGGTGAATTGTTTAGCAGAATACTTTGCTGCTACACCACAAGGAGGATACCCATTTTTTGTGGTATTAAACGGACGGATGGCTGGTGTCTTCAACACCTGGACGGACGTCTTTGACCAAATCCAAGACTTCCCAGAGGCCCAATGGAAGGGATATCACACTCTCCATGAAGCTTTTGCAGTGGCAAGATCTAGGATTGGGCTAAACTATTATGTTTGCCCAGCCCTACGCCATTATCAAGACTCATCTCAGGAGGAATCCACTTCCCAAGGATTTCCCGGGGAACAGGCAATGGCAGAACTCTCTTGCTCCTCCTGCCAAGATAATGAGGAGACTATAAAAAGGCTCACTTACATCTTAGACAAACAGACCAGTGAGGAAAAGAAGATGATAGAAGAGAGTGACCGCCTACAGAGAGAGTTGAGTGCGGCAAAGAGAGAGATAGAAAGGCTAAGAGTGATTGAGAGAGCTTACATATCCACCACTCTCGTACCCCCACAAACACAACCCTCTCAAGCACAAACACAAACCCTGGCACAAATGGCGCGGCCATCTCAGGTCAGTGCGACGACCCAATTAAATGCCCCAATGCCGCACCTACTCCCTTGCAAAAGGCCAAGGGCAAAGAGATCTCAAGACCTTTGA
- the LOC116190340 gene encoding uncharacterized protein LOC116190340 isoform X2, giving the protein MGQTGQQQSSDLLTREARRRQQRLDLLGLTQLTNRTMAQAVPAQSRSTAQMQILQFGREKAKFGNLSLDIYQTSNQSYRPKKAHLDRNNFSKEQLCLLDHFWVGLHANPINVKKLSHVVNCLAEYFATTPQGGYPFFVVLNGQMPGVFNSWTDVLDQIQDFSEAQWEGYHTLHEAFAVARSRIGINYYVCPALRHYQDSSQEASTSQGPSREQTMAGLFCSSCQGNEQTIKRLTYTLDKHTSEEMKMIEENDRLQRELSAAKREIERLRAIERACISTTPIPPQIQPSQTQTQTQSQTQMAQPSQVSAETQLNAAMPHLLPCKRPRAGISRPLMAESLPESTLSVVQTTAQTTQPGIVICESSTAQAIQTPQRTKQVLPEDIMATINAMRTEDQARKEAKRAKKKQEMAEMIAMMLRKSGLQPPPMQTDSPRSNSSTKDVDLDQDTDNYLAALTQMSNEAREEAASSPQGHLDTNPGGGR; this is encoded by the exons ATGGGGCAAACAGGCCAGCAGCAGTCATCAGATCTTCTCACCAGAGAAGCCAGACGCCGACAACAGAGGCTGGACTTATTGGGCTTGACCCAACTGACAAATCGGACAATGGCTCAAGCAGTTCCTGCTCAAAGCCGATCAACAGCCCAAATGCAAATATTGCAATTTGGAAGAGAGAAGGCAAAATTTGGGAATCTAAGCCTAGACATATATCAGACTTCAAACCAGTCTTATAGACCTAAGAAGGCTCATCTAGATCGAAATAATTTCTCAAAGGAGCAATTATGCCTGTTAGACCATTTCTGGGTCGGACTACACGCTAAcccaataaatgtaaaaaaactTTCCCATGTGGTGAATTGTTTAGCAGAATACTTTGCTACTACACCACAAGGAGGATACCCATTTTTTGTGGTATTAAACGGACAGATGCCTGGTGTCTTCAACAGCTGGACGGACGTCTTAGACCAAATCCAAGACTTCTCAGAGGCCCAATGGGAGGGATATCACACTCTCCATGAAGCTTTTGCAGTGGCAAGATCTAGGATTGGGATAAACTATTATGTTTGCCCAGCCCTACGCCATTATCAAGATTCATCTCAGGAGGCATCCACTTCCCAAGGACCTTCCAGGGAACAGACAATGGCAGGACTCTTTTGTTCCTCCTGCCAAGGTAATGAGCAGACTATCAAAAGGCTCACTTACACTTTGGACAAACATACCAGTGAGGAAATGAAGATGATAGAAGAGAATGACCGCCTACAGAGAGAGTTGAGTGCGGCAAAGAGAGAGATAGAAAGACTCAGAGCGATTGAGAGAGCTTGCATATCCACCACTCCCATACCCCCACAAATACAGCCCTCTCAAACACAAACCCAAACCCAAAGCCAGACACAGATGGCGCAGCCATCTCAGGTCAGTGCGGAGACGCAATTGAATGCCGCAATGCCGCACCTACTCCCTTGCAAAAGGCCAAGGGCAGGGATCTCAAGACCTTTGATGGCTGAGAGTTTGCCAGAAAGTACTCTATCCGTAGTACAGACTACGGCACAGACCACACAGCCTGGTATAGTGATCTGTGAATCATCAACTGCCCAGGCTATCCAGACACCTCAGAGGACTAAACAAGTCCTACCAGAAGACATCATGGCCACGATTAATGCCATGAGAACTGAAGATCAGGCCCGAAAAGAAGCAAAGAGGGCCAAGAAGAAACAAGAAATGGCTGAAATGATAGCCATGATGCTCAGGAAGAGTGGCCTCCAGCCCCCGCCAATGCAGACAGACTCACCACGGTCCAATTCAAGCACCAAAGATGTCGACCTTGACCAAGACACAGACAATTATCTCGCCGCTTTAACACAGATGAGTAATGAAGCCCGTGAAGAAGCAGCCAGCAGCCCACAAGGCCATCTGGACACCAACCCAG GGGGTGGTCGATGA
- the LOC116190340 gene encoding uncharacterized protein LOC116190340 isoform X1, with amino-acid sequence MGQTGQQQSSDLLTREARRRQQRLDLLGLTQLTNRTMAQAVPAQSRSTAQMQILQFGREKAKFGNLSLDIYQTSNQSYRPKKAHLDRNNFSKEQLCLLDHFWVGLHANPINVKKLSHVVNCLAEYFATTPQGGYPFFVVLNGQMPGVFNSWTDVLDQIQDFSEAQWEGYHTLHEAFAVARSRIGINYYVCPALRHYQDSSQEASTSQGPSREQTMAGLFCSSCQGNEQTIKRLTYTLDKHTSEEMKMIEENDRLQRELSAAKREIERLRAIERACISTTPIPPQIQPSQTQTQTQSQTQMAQPSQVSAETQLNAAMPHLLPCKRPRAGISRPLMAESLPESTLSVVQTTAQTTQPGIVICESSTAQAIQTPQRTKQVLPEDIMATINAMRTEDQARKEAKRAKKKQEMAEMIAMMLRKSGLQPPPMQTDSPRSNSSTKDVDLDQDTDNYLAALTQMSNEAREEAASSPQGHLDTNPGSPMS; translated from the coding sequence ATGGGGCAAACAGGCCAGCAGCAGTCATCAGATCTTCTCACCAGAGAAGCCAGACGCCGACAACAGAGGCTGGACTTATTGGGCTTGACCCAACTGACAAATCGGACAATGGCTCAAGCAGTTCCTGCTCAAAGCCGATCAACAGCCCAAATGCAAATATTGCAATTTGGAAGAGAGAAGGCAAAATTTGGGAATCTAAGCCTAGACATATATCAGACTTCAAACCAGTCTTATAGACCTAAGAAGGCTCATCTAGATCGAAATAATTTCTCAAAGGAGCAATTATGCCTGTTAGACCATTTCTGGGTCGGACTACACGCTAAcccaataaatgtaaaaaaactTTCCCATGTGGTGAATTGTTTAGCAGAATACTTTGCTACTACACCACAAGGAGGATACCCATTTTTTGTGGTATTAAACGGACAGATGCCTGGTGTCTTCAACAGCTGGACGGACGTCTTAGACCAAATCCAAGACTTCTCAGAGGCCCAATGGGAGGGATATCACACTCTCCATGAAGCTTTTGCAGTGGCAAGATCTAGGATTGGGATAAACTATTATGTTTGCCCAGCCCTACGCCATTATCAAGATTCATCTCAGGAGGCATCCACTTCCCAAGGACCTTCCAGGGAACAGACAATGGCAGGACTCTTTTGTTCCTCCTGCCAAGGTAATGAGCAGACTATCAAAAGGCTCACTTACACTTTGGACAAACATACCAGTGAGGAAATGAAGATGATAGAAGAGAATGACCGCCTACAGAGAGAGTTGAGTGCGGCAAAGAGAGAGATAGAAAGACTCAGAGCGATTGAGAGAGCTTGCATATCCACCACTCCCATACCCCCACAAATACAGCCCTCTCAAACACAAACCCAAACCCAAAGCCAGACACAGATGGCGCAGCCATCTCAGGTCAGTGCGGAGACGCAATTGAATGCCGCAATGCCGCACCTACTCCCTTGCAAAAGGCCAAGGGCAGGGATCTCAAGACCTTTGATGGCTGAGAGTTTGCCAGAAAGTACTCTATCCGTAGTACAGACTACGGCACAGACCACACAGCCTGGTATAGTGATCTGTGAATCATCAACTGCCCAGGCTATCCAGACACCTCAGAGGACTAAACAAGTCCTACCAGAAGACATCATGGCCACGATTAATGCCATGAGAACTGAAGATCAGGCCCGAAAAGAAGCAAAGAGGGCCAAGAAGAAACAAGAAATGGCTGAAATGATAGCCATGATGCTCAGGAAGAGTGGCCTCCAGCCCCCGCCAATGCAGACAGACTCACCACGGTCCAATTCAAGCACCAAAGATGTCGACCTTGACCAAGACACAGACAATTATCTCGCCGCTTTAACACAGATGAGTAATGAAGCCCGTGAAGAAGCAGCCAGCAGCCCACAAGGCCATCTGGACACCAACCCAGGTAGTCCTATGTCCTAG
- the LOC116190338 gene encoding sodium/hydrogen exchanger 2-like isoform X1: protein MAISAISHILTKLGMVSTSDHASVVSMNLFVALLCACIVIGHLLEENRWMNESITALVIGLCTGVVILLTTRWKSSHLLVFSEDVFFIYLLPPIIFNAGFQVKKKQFFRNFMTIMLFGAVGTLISFFIISLGAMYILNKLLNISALEMSLGDYLAIGAIFSATDSVCTLQVLNQDETPLLYSVVFGEGVVNDATSVVLFNAIQSFDLSNINSKTAFQFIGNFLYLFISSTLLGVLAGLLSAYIIKKLYFGRHSTDREVALMMLMAYFSYMLAELCNLSAILTVFFCGIVMSHYTWHNVTESSRVTTKHTFATLSFVAEIFIFLYVGMDALDIERWKLVSDSPAKSVKLSSILLGLVLLGRAAFVFPLSFLSNLTKKSKYDKIDWKQQITIWWAGLMRGAVSMALAYNKFTQSDAKLRKNAFMITSTITVVLFSTMVFGLITKPLVRYLLPSPKHFTSMTSSEPSSPKSFIIEPLLSNGQCSESNGQNVPRPSSLRMLLTTPSRSVHHYWRKFDDSFMRPVFGGRGFVPFVPGSPTERDNPQWR from the exons ATGGCAATCAGTGCAATTTCTCACATTTTAACCAAACTGGGGATGGTCTCAACGTCTGACCATGCTTCGGTCGTGTCCATGAACCTCTTTGTGGCCCTTCTCTGCGCGTGTATTGTGATTGGCCATTTGTTGGAGGAGAACCGGTGGATGAATGAGTCCATTACCGCCCTCGTGATA GGTCTATGCACGGGAGTGGTTATCTTGCTTACAACTAGATGGAAAAGCTCGCACCTTCTAGTGTTCAGCGAAGATGTCTTCTTCATCTATCTTCTTCCACCTATAATATTCAACGCGGG GTTTCAAGTGAAGAAAAAGCAGTTCTTCCGCAATTTCATGACAATCATGCTCTTCGGTGCAGTGGGCACTCTTATATCATTCTTCATCATATCATTAG GTGCTATGTATATCTTGAATAAACTGCTGAATATCAGTGCCCTCGAGATGAGCCTGGGAGATTATCTTG CAATCGGGGCAATATTTTCTGCGACAGATTCTGTCTGTACCTTGCAG GTGCTTAATCAGGACGAGACACCATTGCTTTACAGTGTTGTCTTCGGGGAAGGAGTTGTTAATGATGCAACTTCAGTGGTGCTCTTCAACGCTATTCAGAGCTTCGATCTGTCCAATATCAACTCGAAAACGGCTTTCCAGTTCATCGGCAATTTCTTGTACTTGTTCATCTCGAGCACCTTGCTCGGAGTTTTG GCAGGACTGCTTAGTGCCTACATAATCAAGAAGCTCTACTTTGGCAG GCACTCTACAGATCGTGAAGTTGCTCTCATGATGCTCATGGCCTACTTCTCATATATGCTCGCCGAA CTCTGCAATTTAAGTGCCATCCTCACCGTGTTTTTCTGTGGGATCGTGATGTCTCACTACACCTGGCATAATGTCACTGAGAGTTCAAGAGTAACGACCAA GCATACCTTTGCAACTTTATCGTTTGTAGCGGAGATTTTCATATTCCTTTATGTTGGGATGGATGCATTGGATATTGAGAGATGGAAGCTCGTCAGTGATAG TCCAGCAAAATCAGTCAAGCTGAGCTCGATACTCTTGGGACTGGTTTTACTTGGGAGGGCAGCCTTTGTTTTCCCATTATCATTCCTGTCGAACTTGACTAAGAAGTCCAAGTACGACAAAATCGACTGGAAGCAACAG ATCACAATTTGGTGGGCTGGCCTCATGCGCGGAGCTGTTTCTATGGCTCTTGCTTATAATAAG TTCACTCAGTCCGATGCAAAACTCCGCAAGAACGCATTCATGATCACGAGTACCATTACAGTTGTTCTATTCAGCACTATG GTGTTTGGGCTGATCACTAAACCTCTGGTCCGGTACTTGCTCCCTTCGCCAAAGCATTTCACAAGCATGACTTCCTCTGAGCCATCCTCCCCAAAATCCTTCATCATCGAACCACTCCTCAGCAACGGGCAGTGCTCGGAATCCAACGGCCAGAACGTTCCCCGCCCGTCGAGCCTTCGCATGCTCCTGACCACACCGAGCCGGAGCGTGCATCACTACTGGCGGAAGTTCGACGACTCTTTCATGCGCCCTGTCTTCGGAGGACGGGGCTTCGTCCCTTTTGTCCCTGGGTCGCCGACCGAGCGCGACAACCCTCAGTGGCGGTAG
- the LOC116190338 gene encoding sodium/hydrogen exchanger 2-like isoform X2, with protein MTIMLFGAVGTLISFFIISLGAMYILNKLLNISALEMSLGDYLAIGAIFSATDSVCTLQVLNQDETPLLYSVVFGEGVVNDATSVVLFNAIQSFDLSNINSKTAFQFIGNFLYLFISSTLLGVLAGLLSAYIIKKLYFGRHSTDREVALMMLMAYFSYMLAELCNLSAILTVFFCGIVMSHYTWHNVTESSRVTTKHTFATLSFVAEIFIFLYVGMDALDIERWKLVSDSPAKSVKLSSILLGLVLLGRAAFVFPLSFLSNLTKKSKYDKIDWKQQITIWWAGLMRGAVSMALAYNKFTQSDAKLRKNAFMITSTITVVLFSTMVFGLITKPLVRYLLPSPKHFTSMTSSEPSSPKSFIIEPLLSNGQCSESNGQNVPRPSSLRMLLTTPSRSVHHYWRKFDDSFMRPVFGGRGFVPFVPGSPTERDNPQWR; from the exons ATGACAATCATGCTCTTCGGTGCAGTGGGCACTCTTATATCATTCTTCATCATATCATTAG GTGCTATGTATATCTTGAATAAACTGCTGAATATCAGTGCCCTCGAGATGAGCCTGGGAGATTATCTTG CAATCGGGGCAATATTTTCTGCGACAGATTCTGTCTGTACCTTGCAG GTGCTTAATCAGGACGAGACACCATTGCTTTACAGTGTTGTCTTCGGGGAAGGAGTTGTTAATGATGCAACTTCAGTGGTGCTCTTCAACGCTATTCAGAGCTTCGATCTGTCCAATATCAACTCGAAAACGGCTTTCCAGTTCATCGGCAATTTCTTGTACTTGTTCATCTCGAGCACCTTGCTCGGAGTTTTG GCAGGACTGCTTAGTGCCTACATAATCAAGAAGCTCTACTTTGGCAG GCACTCTACAGATCGTGAAGTTGCTCTCATGATGCTCATGGCCTACTTCTCATATATGCTCGCCGAA CTCTGCAATTTAAGTGCCATCCTCACCGTGTTTTTCTGTGGGATCGTGATGTCTCACTACACCTGGCATAATGTCACTGAGAGTTCAAGAGTAACGACCAA GCATACCTTTGCAACTTTATCGTTTGTAGCGGAGATTTTCATATTCCTTTATGTTGGGATGGATGCATTGGATATTGAGAGATGGAAGCTCGTCAGTGATAG TCCAGCAAAATCAGTCAAGCTGAGCTCGATACTCTTGGGACTGGTTTTACTTGGGAGGGCAGCCTTTGTTTTCCCATTATCATTCCTGTCGAACTTGACTAAGAAGTCCAAGTACGACAAAATCGACTGGAAGCAACAG ATCACAATTTGGTGGGCTGGCCTCATGCGCGGAGCTGTTTCTATGGCTCTTGCTTATAATAAG TTCACTCAGTCCGATGCAAAACTCCGCAAGAACGCATTCATGATCACGAGTACCATTACAGTTGTTCTATTCAGCACTATG GTGTTTGGGCTGATCACTAAACCTCTGGTCCGGTACTTGCTCCCTTCGCCAAAGCATTTCACAAGCATGACTTCCTCTGAGCCATCCTCCCCAAAATCCTTCATCATCGAACCACTCCTCAGCAACGGGCAGTGCTCGGAATCCAACGGCCAGAACGTTCCCCGCCCGTCGAGCCTTCGCATGCTCCTGACCACACCGAGCCGGAGCGTGCATCACTACTGGCGGAAGTTCGACGACTCTTTCATGCGCCCTGTCTTCGGAGGACGGGGCTTCGTCCCTTTTGTCCCTGGGTCGCCGACCGAGCGCGACAACCCTCAGTGGCGGTAG
- the LOC116190339 gene encoding vesicle-associated protein 1-3-like has product MTTELLDIQPRELKFTFELKKQSSCSIILSNKTEQHVAFKVKTTSPKKYCVRPNSGVIKPKSSCDFTVTMQAQRVAPPEMKCKDKFLVQSTIVPFGTSEEEITSDLFAKGSGKYVEERKIRVSLVSPVESAVLLPINGGQKQDPCPEASLLSDRVPSGIENIPPPHTVSEDMEGLDAGKASVGHQEETNETEPTTFWHEDELKIYQNIQYPNSAEDLEGLKSKLRVMDSKLREAERTIVKLTEERRVTNREREKLKRDLEMLRKSRPKKAQVGFPLLYVCTVALISMVVGYLAHT; this is encoded by the exons ATGACCACCGAGCTCCTGGATATTCAACCCCGCGAGCTCAAGTTCACAT ttgaattgaagaaacaGAGTTCGTGCTCAATTATACTCAGCAACAAGACTGAACAGCATGTTGCTTTCAAG GTTAAGACCACATCACCAAAGAAATACTGCGTACGACCCAACAGCGGTGTCATCAAACCAAAATCTTCATGTGACTTTACAG TAACAATGCAAGCTCAGAGGGTAGCACCTCCGGAGATGAAATGCAAAGACAAATTCTTGGTGCAGAGCACCATCGTTCCATTCGGAACTAGTGAAGAGGAAATAACTTCTGATTTG TTTGCCAAAGGAAGTGGGAAGTATGTTGAAGAGAGGAAGATAAGAGTGTCACTCGTTAGTCCGGTCGAATCTGCAGTACTACTGCCAATCAATGGAGGTCAGAAGCAGGACCCTTGCCCGGAAGCTTCGCTACTGAGTGATAGAGTCCCCAGTGGGATTGAAAACATCCCTCCGCCTCACACA GTGTCTGAGGATATGGAGGGATTGGATGCAGGGAAGGCCTCAGTCGGCCATCAGGAAGAAACCAACGAGACAGAGCCAACGACATTTTGGCACGAGGACGAACTTAAAATTTATCAGAACATTCAGTACCCAAACTCAGCAGAGGACTTGGAGGGATTGAAATCGAAGCTCAGAGTGATGGACTCAAAACTGAGAGAG GCTGAACGTACTATTGTGAAGCTAACAGAAGAGAGAAGAGTGACAAACCGGGAGAGGGAAAAACTCAAGCGCGATTTG GAGATGTTGAGGAAGAGCCGGCCGAAGAAAGCTCAAGTGGGTTTTCCTTTGCTCTATGTATGCACGGTTGCTCTTATTAGCATGGTCGTGGGATATTTGGCCCATACTTAG